In the Malaclemys terrapin pileata isolate rMalTer1 chromosome 12, rMalTer1.hap1, whole genome shotgun sequence genome, one interval contains:
- the LOC128846829 gene encoding olfactory receptor 11A1-like, giving the protein MEKGEGNNQTYVTEFNLLGFGNFSELQILLFLLFLVIYIVTVAGNILIMVLVVTDQHLHTPMYFLLGNLSCLETCYSSTILPRVLASLLTGDRTISVSGCITQFYFFGVLVASECYLLSVMSYDRYLAICKPLHYIVLMNGRICLQLAAVSWMSGFMATTIVTCLMSQLHFCGPNEIDHFLCDFTPVIKLSCSDTSLITLVTFILSSIDTLPPFLFTLTSYVFIISTILRIPSTTGRRKAFSTCSSHLIVVTVFYGTLMIVYVLPDSETLRELNKVFSLFYTVLTPMVNPLIYSLRNKEIHCALRKLINNCVVRTEIEKGVAPLA; this is encoded by the coding sequence ATGGAGAAAGGAGAAGGGAATAATCAAACATATGTTACAGAATTCAACCTCCTAGGATTTGGAAATTTCTCTGAACtgcaaattcttctcttccttctGTTTCTAGTGATATACATTGTGACTGTAGCTGGGAACATCCTCATCATGGTTCTAGTTGtgactgatcagcaccttcacacccccatgtacttcttacttgggaacttgtcctgcttggagacctgctacagctccaccatcctgcccagggtgctggccagtcttctgactggggacagaaccatttctgtTAGTGGCTGCATCActcaattttatttctttggtgTGCTTGTGGCAAGTGAATGTTATCTCTTATCCGTGATGTCCtatgatcggtatttagcaaTATGCAAACCACTACACTACATAGTTCTTATGAATGGAAGAATCTGCCTGCAGTTAGCAGCTGTCTCCTGGATGAGTGGATTTATGGCAACAACCATAGTAACATGTTTAATGTCACAATTACATTTCTGTGGccccaatgaaattgaccatttcctTTGTGATTTCACCCCAGTGATTaaactctcctgcagtgacaccAGCCTGATCACATTGGTGACTTTTATATTATCTTCTATAGacaccctgcccccatttctaTTCACCCTGACATCCTATGTTTttatcatctccaccatcctgagaatcccttccaccaccGGGAGGAGAAAGGCATTTTCCACCTGTTCCTCTCACCTTATTGTGGTTACAGTTTTCTATGGGACCCTGATGATTGTCTATGTCTTACCAGACAGTGAGACACTGAGAGAACTCAACAAAGTGTTCTCTCTCTTCTACACAGTCTTGACTCCCATGGtcaatcccctcatctacagcctgagaaacaaagagatCCATTGTGCCCTAAGAAAATTAATCAATAACTGTGTGGTACGCACAGAAATTGAGAAAGGAGTCGCTCCTTTAGCTTAA